A stretch of the Bordetella genomosp. 8 genome encodes the following:
- the cyoD gene encoding cytochrome o ubiquinol oxidase subunit IV, whose translation MSTHNGTLAHGDHDHGHDHHDDHDDGAAHGTFKGYMTGFVLSVILTAIPFWIVMGKVFDQSSTTAMVILGLAAVQIVVHMIYFLHMNARSEGGWTMLALIFTVVIVVITLAGSLWVMYHLNVNMMPSMTDMKNMP comes from the coding sequence ATGAGCACGCATAACGGTACGCTGGCCCATGGCGATCACGACCATGGCCACGATCATCACGACGACCACGATGACGGCGCCGCGCACGGCACCTTCAAGGGCTACATGACGGGCTTCGTCCTGTCGGTCATCCTGACGGCGATCCCGTTCTGGATCGTCATGGGCAAGGTGTTCGACCAGTCCAGCACGACGGCCATGGTCATCCTGGGCCTGGCCGCGGTGCAGATCGTGGTTCACATGATCTACTTCCTGCACATGAATGCCCGCTCGGAAGGCGGCTGGACCATGCTGGCGCTGATCTTCACCGTGGTCATCGTCGTCATCACGCTGGCCGGCTCGCTGTGGGTCATGTATCACCTGAACGTGAACATGATGCCGTCCATGACCGACATGAAGAACATGCCGTAA
- a CDS encoding response regulator transcription factor: MTPHPLPEDADDGGSAAQATERLLVIVEDDETFARTLGRSFERRGYRVLHATGLESLQALLPDHQPGYAVIDLKLKGDASGLACVQALHAHHPQTIIVVLTGYASIATAVEAIKLGARHYLAKPSNTDDIEQAFGRDAGDIETELSDRPTSIKTLEWERIHETLAETGFNISETARRLGMHRRTLARKLEKQRVK; the protein is encoded by the coding sequence ATGACACCACACCCGCTGCCTGAAGACGCCGACGACGGCGGGTCCGCGGCGCAGGCCACGGAGCGGCTGCTGGTCATCGTCGAGGACGACGAGACCTTTGCCCGTACCCTGGGCCGCTCGTTCGAACGGCGCGGCTACCGCGTGCTGCACGCCACCGGGCTGGAAAGCCTGCAGGCCTTGCTGCCGGACCATCAACCCGGCTATGCGGTGATCGACCTGAAGCTCAAGGGCGACGCATCGGGGCTGGCCTGCGTGCAGGCGCTGCATGCGCATCACCCACAGACCATCATCGTGGTGCTGACGGGTTATGCCAGCATTGCCACGGCGGTGGAGGCGATCAAGCTGGGCGCGCGCCACTACCTGGCCAAGCCGTCGAATACGGACGATATCGAACAGGCTTTCGGACGGGATGCCGGTGATATCGAAACCGAATTGAGCGATCGCCCCACGTCCATCAAGACGCTGGAATGGGAGCGGATACACGAAACCCTGGCGGAGACGGGCTTCAATATCTCGGAGACCGCGCGTCGCCTGGGCATGCACCGGCGCACCCTGGCGCGCAAGCTCGAAAAACAGCGGGTGAAGTGA
- the cyoC gene encoding cytochrome o ubiquinol oxidase subunit III codes for MSKATVLTQPGAAAAPENLRFYLTEEHHPKNGTLLGFWIYLMSDCLIFASLFAVYGVLGRSYAAGPSGADLFDLPLVALNTSMLLLSSITYGFAMLEMNRNRVGATQMWLLITGLFGAAFIGLELYEFAHLIHEGAGPGRSAFLSSFFTLVGTHGLHVTSGIIWLITLMVQVGRHGLTSANKRRLMCLSMFWHFLDVVWIGVFTFVYLMGVLP; via the coding sequence ATGTCTAAAGCCACCGTCCTGACCCAACCTGGCGCCGCGGCTGCGCCGGAAAACCTCCGTTTCTATCTGACGGAGGAACACCATCCGAAGAACGGCACCCTGCTGGGCTTCTGGATTTACCTGATGAGCGATTGCCTCATCTTCGCGAGCCTGTTCGCGGTGTACGGCGTGCTGGGCCGCAGCTATGCGGCCGGCCCCTCGGGCGCGGACCTGTTCGACCTGCCGCTGGTGGCGCTGAACACGTCCATGCTGCTGCTGTCGTCCATCACCTATGGCTTCGCCATGCTGGAGATGAACCGCAACCGCGTGGGCGCCACGCAGATGTGGCTGCTGATCACCGGCCTGTTCGGCGCCGCCTTCATCGGGCTCGAACTGTACGAATTCGCGCACCTGATCCACGAAGGCGCCGGCCCCGGCCGCAGCGCTTTCCTGTCGTCGTTCTTCACCCTGGTGGGTACGCACGGGCTGCACGTCACCAGCGGCATCATCTGGCTGATCACCCTGATGGTGCAGGTCGGCCGCCACGGCCTGACGTCGGCCAACAAGCGCCGCCTGATGTGCCTGTCGATGTTCTGGCACTTCCTGGACGTCGTCTGGATCGGCGTGTTCACCTTTGTCTACCTGATGGGAGTGCTGCCATGA
- a CDS encoding ATP-binding protein: protein MIPSGRRRHDTTGHKNMQQLITLRWIAVLGQIATIYVVVMGFGVPLPLNYMVPVLGGLIAFNIVGMLRLQLAPEVSNTELLVAMLVDLVALTAQLYLSGGATNPFVFLYLVQVTLGAVLLKPWSTWMLVIVTTLCFMLLAAAGRPLTLPLDHGNGLASLYVQGMLICFALNASLLVVFITRINGNLRARDAHLADLRQRAAEEEHIVRMGLLASGAAHELGTPLATMAVILGDWLHMRPFKDDPQLLQEIGDMQASVARCKSIVGGILLSAGEARGDAPAETTVHTFLDELVAEWRATRGFDEQLRYENGFGQDLRIVSDSALKQMICNVLDNALEAARRGITLRVDREDDALVLEVTDDGPGFAPSMLSSFGKPYQSSKGRPGGGLGLFLVVNVARTLGGEVSAENRAEGGARVTLRLPLSAITLEEQDDTTPAA, encoded by the coding sequence ATGATCCCCAGCGGCCGGCGCCGGCACGACACCACCGGCCACAAGAACATGCAGCAGCTGATCACGCTGCGCTGGATCGCCGTGCTGGGCCAGATCGCCACCATCTACGTTGTCGTGATGGGTTTTGGCGTGCCGCTGCCGCTGAACTACATGGTGCCCGTCCTGGGCGGCCTGATCGCCTTCAACATCGTCGGCATGCTGCGCCTGCAGCTGGCTCCCGAAGTCAGCAATACCGAACTGCTGGTCGCGATGCTGGTGGACCTCGTCGCCCTGACCGCCCAGCTCTACCTCAGCGGCGGCGCCACCAATCCCTTCGTGTTCCTCTACCTGGTGCAGGTCACGCTCGGCGCCGTGCTCCTCAAGCCGTGGAGCACGTGGATGCTGGTCATCGTCACGACGCTGTGCTTCATGCTGCTGGCCGCCGCCGGCAGGCCATTGACGCTGCCGCTGGACCACGGCAACGGCCTGGCCAGCCTGTACGTGCAGGGCATGCTCATCTGCTTCGCGCTCAATGCATCGCTGCTGGTGGTGTTCATCACGCGCATCAACGGCAACCTGCGGGCGCGCGACGCCCACCTGGCCGACCTGCGCCAACGCGCGGCCGAGGAAGAACATATCGTCCGCATGGGACTGCTGGCTTCCGGCGCGGCGCATGAGCTGGGCACGCCGCTGGCGACCATGGCCGTCATCCTGGGAGATTGGCTCCACATGAGGCCGTTCAAGGACGATCCGCAACTGCTGCAGGAAATCGGCGACATGCAGGCGTCCGTGGCGCGCTGCAAATCCATCGTGGGCGGCATCCTGCTGTCCGCCGGCGAAGCGCGCGGCGACGCGCCGGCCGAAACCACCGTCCATACGTTCCTGGACGAGCTGGTGGCGGAATGGCGCGCGACGCGCGGCTTCGATGAACAACTGCGCTACGAAAACGGCTTCGGCCAGGACCTGCGCATCGTCTCGGACTCGGCGCTCAAGCAGATGATCTGCAACGTGCTGGACAATGCGCTGGAAGCGGCGCGCCGCGGGATCACCTTGCGCGTGGACCGCGAGGACGACGCGCTGGTGCTGGAAGTCACGGACGACGGGCCCGGATTCGCGCCGAGCATGCTGTCCAGCTTCGGCAAGCCCTACCAGTCCAGCAAGGGTCGGCCGGGTGGCGGGCTCGGGCTGTTCCTGGTGGTGAACGTGGCGCGTACCCTGGGGGGCGAGGTGTCCGCCGAAAACCGCGCCGAAGGCGGTGCGCGCGTCACGCTGCGGCTGCCGCTATCGGCGATTACCCTGGAAGAACAGGATGACACCACACCCGCTGCCTGA
- the cyoB gene encoding cytochrome o ubiquinol oxidase subunit I has translation MFENLDLHKLLLGRLSLEAIPYHEPILLVTFIFVAIGGIALLGALTYFRVWGYLWREWFTSIDHKKIGIMYIVLAIIMLLRGFADAIMMRLQQAIAFGDVSGYLPPHHYDQIFTAHGVIMIFFVAMPLVTGLMNYIVPLQIGARDVSFPFLNNFSFWMTVGGAVLVMTSLFVGEFARTGWLAYPPLSGIEQSPDVGVDYYIWGLQVAGLGTLLSGINLLVTIIKMRAPGMTMMKMPIFTWTSLCTNVLIVAAFPILTAVLALLALDRYAGTNFFTNDFGGNPMMYINLIWIWGHPEVYILILPAFGVFSEVVSTYSGKRLFGYASMVYATVVITVLSYLVWLHHFFTMGSGASVNSFFGITTMIISIPTGAKIFNWLFTMYRGRIRLDVPMLWTVGFMVTFVIGGMTGVMLAVPPADFVLHNSLFLIAHFHNVIIGGVLFGMFAAINYWFPKAFGFKLDEFWGKCSFWFWLVGFWVAFTPLYVLGLMGVTRRMNHFDDPSLQIWFVIAAIGAGLIAIGIASFLIQIYVSFRRREQLRDVTGDPWNGRTLEWSTSSPPPAYNFAFTPQIHEGDAWWQMKQRGSERPLQGFIPIHMPKNTAAGVIIAGLCTAFGFGMIWHMWLLVIVSFLGAIAAAIIHSFNYKRDYYIPADEVVRTEAERTRLLANHV, from the coding sequence ATGTTTGAGAACCTAGACCTGCATAAGCTATTACTCGGCCGCCTATCCCTGGAGGCGATCCCCTACCATGAACCGATCCTGCTGGTGACGTTCATCTTCGTGGCCATCGGCGGCATCGCGCTGCTCGGCGCGTTGACCTACTTCCGCGTCTGGGGCTACCTGTGGCGCGAGTGGTTCACCAGCATCGACCACAAGAAGATCGGCATCATGTACATCGTGCTGGCGATCATCATGCTGCTGCGGGGCTTCGCCGACGCCATCATGATGCGGCTGCAGCAGGCGATTGCCTTCGGCGACGTCAGCGGCTATCTGCCACCGCACCACTACGACCAGATCTTCACGGCGCACGGCGTGATCATGATCTTCTTCGTGGCGATGCCGCTGGTCACGGGCCTGATGAACTACATCGTGCCGCTGCAGATCGGCGCGCGCGACGTGTCCTTTCCCTTCCTGAACAATTTCAGCTTCTGGATGACGGTGGGCGGCGCGGTGCTGGTGATGACCTCGCTGTTCGTCGGCGAATTCGCGCGCACCGGCTGGCTGGCCTATCCGCCGCTGTCGGGCATCGAGCAGAGTCCGGACGTGGGGGTGGATTACTACATCTGGGGCCTGCAGGTCGCGGGGCTGGGGACCTTGCTGTCAGGGATCAACCTGCTGGTGACCATCATCAAGATGCGCGCCCCGGGCATGACCATGATGAAGATGCCCATCTTCACGTGGACGTCTCTGTGCACCAACGTGCTGATCGTGGCTGCCTTCCCGATCCTGACCGCGGTGCTGGCGCTGCTGGCGCTGGACCGCTACGCCGGTACGAACTTCTTCACGAACGACTTCGGCGGCAATCCGATGATGTACATCAACCTCATCTGGATCTGGGGCCATCCGGAGGTGTACATCCTGATCCTGCCGGCCTTCGGCGTGTTCTCGGAAGTCGTGTCCACCTATAGCGGCAAGCGCCTGTTCGGCTATGCGTCCATGGTGTACGCCACCGTCGTGATCACGGTGCTGTCCTACCTGGTGTGGCTGCACCACTTCTTCACCATGGGATCGGGGGCGAGCGTCAACTCGTTCTTCGGCATCACCACGATGATCATCTCCATCCCGACCGGGGCGAAGATCTTCAACTGGCTGTTCACGATGTACCGCGGCCGCATCCGCCTCGACGTGCCGATGCTGTGGACGGTGGGCTTCATGGTGACCTTCGTCATCGGCGGCATGACCGGCGTCATGCTGGCCGTTCCCCCGGCCGACTTCGTGCTGCACAACAGCCTGTTCCTGATCGCTCACTTCCACAACGTAATCATCGGTGGCGTGCTGTTCGGCATGTTCGCGGCGATCAACTACTGGTTCCCCAAGGCCTTCGGCTTCAAGCTGGACGAATTCTGGGGCAAGTGCTCGTTCTGGTTCTGGCTGGTGGGCTTCTGGGTGGCCTTCACGCCGCTGTACGTGCTGGGCCTGATGGGCGTGACGCGCCGCATGAACCACTTCGACGATCCTTCGCTGCAGATCTGGTTCGTGATCGCCGCCATCGGCGCGGGCCTGATCGCGATCGGCATCGCCAGCTTCCTGATCCAGATCTACGTCAGCTTCCGCCGCCGCGAGCAACTGCGCGACGTGACGGGCGATCCCTGGAACGGCCGTACGCTGGAGTGGTCGACGTCGTCGCCCCCGCCCGCCTACAACTTCGCCTTCACCCCGCAGATCCATGAAGGCGATGCCTGGTGGCAGATGAAGCAGCGCGGCTCCGAGCGCCCCTTGCAAGGATTCATCCCGATCCACATGCCCAAGAACACGGCCGCCGGCGTAATCATCGCCGGACTGTGCACGGCATTCGGTTTCGGCATGATCTGGCACATGTGGCTGCTGGTGATCGTTTCCTTCCTCGGCGCCATCGCCGCCGCGATCATCCACAGCTTCAACTACAAGCGCGATTACTACATTCCCGCGGACGAAGTCGTTCGCACCGAGGCCGAGCGTACCCGTCTGCTAGCGAACCATGTCTAA
- a CDS encoding SURF1 family protein: MTAPHVTLPPDGEPPRSPHGRGPSHTALPDADTGGGRRPAVLICMAVVAVLLFVGFSALGTWQVQRRAWKLDLIARVEQRVHASAQPAPGPQRWPAITADSDEYRHVSLTGRYDYGKETLTQASTELGSGYWVITPLMRDDGTTVLINRGFVPGDQRGNIAHPEAAARDALTVTGLLRISEPGGGFLRHNDPAGNRWYSRDVQAIAAARGLSDTAPYFVDAQAPAADAPVPAPGGQAARAVAPDTWPRAGMTVIAFHNSHLVYAITWYALALMVAGAAFYTVREERRQQRTRRP; encoded by the coding sequence ATGACCGCCCCCCATGTGACCCTTCCGCCGGATGGCGAGCCCCCCCGCTCGCCGCATGGCCGGGGTCCGTCGCACACCGCCCTGCCCGACGCCGACACCGGCGGCGGGCGCCGCCCGGCAGTCCTGATCTGCATGGCGGTCGTGGCGGTGTTGCTTTTTGTGGGTTTCAGCGCGCTGGGTACCTGGCAGGTACAGCGGCGCGCCTGGAAGCTGGACCTGATCGCGCGCGTGGAGCAGCGCGTCCATGCCTCCGCGCAGCCGGCGCCGGGACCGCAACGCTGGCCCGCCATTACCGCCGACAGCGACGAATACCGCCATGTGTCCCTGACCGGACGCTACGACTACGGCAAGGAAACGCTTACCCAGGCCAGCACCGAACTGGGCAGCGGCTACTGGGTGATCACGCCCCTGATGCGGGACGACGGCACGACCGTGCTGATCAACCGCGGCTTCGTGCCGGGCGACCAGCGCGGCAACATCGCCCATCCAGAGGCGGCCGCGCGCGACGCCCTTACCGTCACCGGGCTGCTGCGCATCAGCGAGCCCGGCGGCGGATTCCTGCGCCATAACGACCCGGCCGGCAACCGCTGGTATTCGCGCGACGTGCAGGCCATCGCCGCGGCGCGCGGGCTGTCCGATACCGCGCCGTATTTCGTCGACGCGCAGGCGCCGGCGGCGGACGCGCCCGTGCCGGCCCCCGGCGGGCAGGCCGCGCGGGCCGTCGCACCCGACACCTGGCCACGCGCCGGCATGACCGTCATCGCCTTCCACAACAGCCACCTGGTGTACGCGATCACCTGGTACGCCCTGGCCCTGATGGTGGCCGGCGCAGCCTTCTACACCGTGCGCGAAGAACGCCGCCAGCAGCGGACCCGCCGCCCATGA
- a CDS encoding AraC family transcriptional regulator, translated as MGLNEIPDSSLQAAPALDDPDAAFDAPRRELLDRLIRLTGTLEGSMVTAVPGLHLHRLTSTRGHQHALQLPIFAAIAQGSKRLLVGDEVYEYDPLHYLVSSVDLPVIGKVTVGSPTEPYLGLRLDLDVEVIDALIREVGPPPESQPEVSRGLYVNRLGDTLLDGLLRLLRLLDAPVDIPVLAPMIKREIFYRLLMNGQGAMLRQLVQKDSHTQRIARAIRLLREHYVRPLRVEELARHAHMSASSFHHHFKAVTAMSPLQFQKQLRLQEARRLMFTSDADVAVVAHQVGYESPSQFSREYSRLFGSAPLRDKRRWLGDGLTH; from the coding sequence ATGGGCCTGAACGAGATACCCGATTCCTCTTTGCAAGCCGCGCCGGCGCTGGACGATCCGGACGCGGCCTTCGACGCGCCGCGCCGCGAATTGCTGGACCGGCTGATCCGCCTGACCGGTACGCTGGAAGGCTCCATGGTCACGGCGGTGCCTGGGCTGCATCTGCACCGGCTGACGAGCACGCGGGGCCACCAGCACGCGCTGCAGCTGCCGATCTTCGCGGCGATCGCGCAAGGATCCAAGCGCCTGCTGGTGGGCGACGAGGTCTATGAATACGACCCCCTGCATTACCTGGTGTCCTCGGTGGATCTGCCGGTGATAGGCAAGGTGACCGTGGGCAGCCCGACCGAGCCCTATCTGGGCCTGCGGCTGGACCTGGACGTCGAAGTGATAGACGCCTTGATCCGTGAGGTGGGTCCGCCGCCCGAATCACAGCCGGAGGTCAGCCGGGGCCTGTACGTCAACCGCCTGGGCGACACCTTGCTGGACGGCCTGCTGCGCCTGCTGCGTCTGCTGGATGCGCCCGTGGATATTCCGGTGCTCGCGCCCATGATCAAGCGCGAGATATTCTATCGCCTGCTGATGAACGGACAGGGGGCGATGTTGCGCCAGCTGGTGCAGAAGGACAGCCATACGCAGCGTATCGCGAGGGCCATACGCTTGCTGCGTGAGCATTACGTGCGTCCGTTGCGGGTCGAGGAACTCGCGCGCCATGCGCATATGAGCGCGTCGTCTTTCCATCATCATTTCAAGGCCGTCACGGCCATGAGCCCGTTGCAGTTCCAGAAGCAGTTGCGCCTGCAGGAAGCCCGCCGGTTGATGTTCACCAGCGACGCCGACGTGGCGGTGGTCGCGCACCAGGTGGGGTATGAAAGCCCGTCGCAGTTCAGCCGCGAGTACAGCCGCCTGTTCGGCTCGGCCCCGCTGCGGGACAAGCGGCGCTGGCTGGGAGACGGCCTGACGCACTGA
- a CDS encoding aldo/keto reductase → MRYNKLGNTGLFVSELCLGTMTFGGEDGTQWGQIGSLEQNEVDKLVGAALDAGINFIDTANVYSGGRSETLTGQALRNLNVPRENVVVASKVMGETGTRGVNSRGLSRYHIMESVKASLKRMQLDHLDLYQVHGFDPATPIEETLRALDTLVQHGHVRYIGVSNWAAWQIMKALGISERLGLARFESLQAYYTIAGRDLEREIVPLLRGEGVGLMVWSPLAGGLLSGKYARDKQGEKGDRRTNFDFPPVNRDRVFDCVDAMRAIADAHKASVAQIALAWLLHQPAVTTAIVGAKRIEQLHDNIGAVDIRLDDKELATLAEVSALPSEYPGWMLERQGGVRRHLMEYGTLG, encoded by the coding sequence ATGCGCTACAACAAACTTGGCAATACCGGCTTATTCGTGTCTGAACTGTGCCTGGGCACCATGACGTTCGGCGGTGAAGACGGCACCCAGTGGGGACAAATCGGCAGCCTGGAGCAAAACGAGGTCGACAAGCTGGTCGGCGCCGCCCTGGACGCCGGGATCAACTTCATCGATACCGCCAACGTCTACTCGGGCGGGCGTTCCGAGACCCTGACGGGCCAGGCGCTGCGCAATCTGAATGTGCCGCGCGAAAACGTGGTGGTCGCCTCGAAGGTCATGGGCGAAACCGGCACCCGCGGCGTCAATTCGCGCGGCCTGTCGCGGTATCACATCATGGAGAGCGTCAAGGCCTCGCTCAAGCGCATGCAACTGGACCATCTGGACCTGTACCAGGTGCACGGCTTCGATCCGGCCACGCCGATCGAGGAAACGCTGCGCGCACTGGACACCCTGGTGCAACATGGCCATGTCCGCTATATCGGCGTGTCCAACTGGGCCGCCTGGCAGATCATGAAGGCGCTGGGCATTTCGGAACGGTTGGGACTGGCCCGCTTCGAATCGCTGCAGGCGTACTACACGATCGCCGGCCGCGACCTCGAGCGCGAAATCGTGCCCCTGCTGCGCGGCGAAGGCGTCGGCCTGATGGTCTGGAGTCCGTTGGCGGGCGGCCTGTTGAGCGGCAAGTATGCCCGCGACAAGCAAGGCGAGAAAGGCGACCGCCGCACCAATTTCGACTTTCCGCCCGTCAACCGCGACCGCGTCTTCGACTGCGTCGATGCGATGCGCGCCATCGCGGATGCGCACAAGGCATCGGTGGCGCAGATCGCGCTGGCCTGGCTGCTGCATCAGCCGGCGGTCACGACAGCGATCGTGGGCGCCAAACGTATCGAGCAGTTGCATGACAATATCGGCGCGGTCGACATCAGGCTGGATGACAAGGAGCTGGCCACGCTGGCCGAGGTCAGCGCCCTGCCGTCAGAGTATCCGGGCTGGATGCTCGAACGTCAGGGCGGTGTCCGCCGTCATCTGATGGAATATGGCACCCTGGGCTGA